A genomic region of Spodoptera frugiperda isolate SF20-4 chromosome 31, AGI-APGP_CSIRO_Sfru_2.0, whole genome shotgun sequence contains the following coding sequences:
- the LOC126912872 gene encoding uncharacterized protein LOC126912872, producing MCEEYARAHGLLYNAQKSELLVFKTRGRTLGNVAPVLFNGVALRRVSEFKYLGHIVTEDLNDDSDIERERRAMAVRCNMLARRFARCSIDVKITLFKAFCQGLCTCNLWVSYTQRAINALRVQYNNAFRVLVGLPRYCSASAMFVHAHTDGFYRRRIASLMLRARGSANTILGVLSHKLDSPFCGTGFKHRCMYLGPR from the coding sequence ATGTGTGAGGAATATGCGAGGGCACACGGCCTCCTGTATAATGCTCAGAAAAGCGAGCTTCTGGTATTTAAAACCAGGGGTCGTACGCTGGGAAATGTGGCACCTGTGCTGTTTAACGGTGTCGCACTTCGAAGAGTGTCTGAGTTTAAATACCTTGGTCATATCGTCACCGAGGATTTAAATGATGATAGTGACATTGAAAGAGAAAGAAGGGCGATGGCGGTCCGCTGTAATATGTTGGCACGCAGATTTGCGAGGTGTAGTATAGATGTGAAGATCACTCTGTTTAAAGCATTCTGCCAAGGTCTCTGCACCTGCAACCTGTGGGTCAGCTATACTCAGCGGGCCATCAACGCACTCAGAGTCCAATATAATAACGCGTTCAGGGTGCTGGTGGGGCTCCCACGCTATTGTAGTGCGTCTGCGATGTTTGTACATGCGCACACAGATGGTTTTTACCGGCGCCGCATTGCTTCGCTGATGCTTCGTGCGCGTGGGAGTGCCAACACCATCCTGGGTGTGCTCAGTCACAAATTGGACAGCCCCTTCTGCGGCACTGGGTTCAAACACAGGTGCATGTACCTGGGGCCCCGGTAG